One Leucobacter muris DNA segment encodes these proteins:
- the eccCb gene encoding type VII secretion protein EccCb has protein sequence MIGSGPHGAPVSLDLKEAAQGGMGPHGICIGATGSGKSEFLRTLVLGLAASHGPDDLAMILVDYKGGAAFSPFQPLPQVAGVIDNLEGEAGLIERARASISGEIVRRQQQLKDAGMLASITEYRAARELRPSLDPMPHLLILLDEFGELLTAEPEFIDLLLQIGRIGRSIGVHMLLSSQRIEAGKLRGLDTFLSYRIGLRTFSEQESHTVLGTPDAFHLPSAPGGGYLKVDSSVYTRFQSGFVSGPLPGPDRLAEEVPSVPFPLPGDNSIEMQLAAYLGRPAPVPDERRNAPTVVEESVRLLRDGAPPTASIWLPPLPARFPLLSVIDSERKPLEVPVGLIDDPARQHQGPWTLDLDRAGGHFAVIGSPQSGRSTFLRTVAAGISTTMPPTRATVYALDLTGAGLTRIAGFPHVGGVGVRGDVERQTRMLEELHGMLRQRERLFRELQIESLGHFRALHGAGRVPGIVSADVVLIVDGYGLARTEFTMLEEPLSELLQRGGSFGIHLVFSLTRWAELPMRLQPLVGNRIELRLNDPGESTIARKLAATITQPGRALTGERLFAQVALPTADTVPDELVGESLAELAERTAASWTGPSAAPVRLLPEVLDVAELPGASEEPLRLPFGLRQDTMDVCALDLENSAGQDQHLLVLGDSGSGKTNLLSVLLDGLVTRRTPEEAVVALMSPRGTLADQVPEDYLGGSATDGRRARELSAALALELEKRRLGEASPELRIYAVVDDFDVLAAGNTAPLEPLLPYLPQARDLGLTVWVTRPVAGAARALYEPALQMLRDLGATGVLLSGERGEGQLWPGVVAHQAIPGRARILRRGEPPRLIQIAVRGADLA, from the coding sequence GTGATCGGCTCCGGCCCGCACGGCGCCCCCGTCTCCCTCGACCTGAAGGAGGCCGCACAGGGCGGTATGGGGCCGCACGGCATCTGCATCGGTGCGACCGGCTCGGGCAAGAGCGAGTTCCTGCGCACCCTCGTGCTCGGGCTGGCGGCATCGCACGGCCCCGACGACCTGGCCATGATCCTCGTCGACTACAAGGGCGGCGCCGCATTCAGCCCCTTCCAGCCGCTGCCGCAGGTGGCGGGCGTCATCGACAACCTCGAGGGCGAGGCCGGGCTCATCGAGCGCGCACGCGCCTCCATCTCGGGCGAGATCGTGCGCCGTCAGCAGCAGCTGAAGGACGCGGGCATGCTCGCCTCCATCACCGAGTACCGCGCGGCGCGCGAGCTGCGGCCGTCGCTCGATCCCATGCCCCACCTCCTCATCCTGCTCGACGAGTTCGGCGAGCTGCTGACCGCGGAACCCGAGTTCATCGACCTGCTGCTGCAGATCGGGCGCATCGGGCGCTCCATCGGCGTGCACATGCTGCTGTCGAGTCAGCGGATCGAGGCGGGCAAGCTGCGCGGCCTCGACACGTTCCTCTCGTACCGCATCGGTCTGCGCACCTTCTCGGAGCAGGAGTCGCACACGGTGCTCGGCACGCCCGACGCCTTCCATCTGCCGTCCGCCCCCGGCGGCGGGTACCTGAAGGTCGATTCCTCGGTGTACACCCGCTTCCAGTCGGGCTTCGTGTCCGGGCCGCTGCCCGGGCCGGACCGGCTCGCGGAGGAGGTGCCCTCCGTGCCCTTCCCGCTGCCCGGCGACAACTCCATCGAGATGCAGCTCGCCGCCTATCTCGGGCGACCCGCACCCGTGCCCGACGAGCGCAGGAATGCTCCGACGGTGGTCGAGGAGAGCGTGCGCCTGCTGCGCGACGGCGCCCCGCCGACGGCGTCGATCTGGCTGCCGCCGCTTCCCGCGCGCTTCCCGCTGCTGTCGGTGATCGACTCGGAGCGGAAGCCGCTCGAGGTGCCCGTGGGGCTGATCGACGATCCGGCCCGTCAGCATCAGGGCCCCTGGACCCTCGACCTCGATCGCGCCGGCGGGCATTTCGCCGTCATCGGTTCCCCCCAGTCGGGGCGCTCGACGTTCCTGCGCACGGTCGCCGCCGGAATCTCGACCACGATGCCGCCCACGCGCGCCACGGTCTACGCGCTCGATCTGACCGGCGCCGGGCTCACGCGCATCGCGGGCTTCCCTCACGTCGGCGGCGTCGGGGTGCGCGGAGACGTCGAGCGTCAGACGCGCATGCTCGAGGAGCTGCACGGCATGCTGAGGCAGCGGGAGCGCCTGTTCCGCGAACTGCAGATCGAGTCGCTCGGGCACTTCCGCGCTCTGCACGGGGCGGGGCGGGTGCCCGGGATCGTCTCCGCCGACGTCGTGCTGATCGTCGACGGTTACGGACTCGCCCGCACGGAGTTCACCATGCTCGAGGAGCCGCTGTCAGAGCTGCTGCAGCGCGGCGGCAGCTTCGGCATCCACCTGGTGTTCTCGCTCACCCGCTGGGCCGAGCTTCCGATGCGCCTGCAGCCGCTCGTCGGCAACCGCATCGAACTGCGGCTCAACGACCCCGGGGAGTCGACGATCGCGCGCAAGCTCGCGGCGACGATCACGCAGCCGGGCCGTGCGCTCACGGGCGAGCGGCTCTTCGCCCAGGTGGCGCTGCCCACCGCCGACACGGTGCCGGACGAGCTGGTGGGCGAATCGCTCGCCGAGCTCGCGGAGCGCACCGCCGCCTCCTGGACGGGGCCCTCCGCGGCGCCGGTCAGGCTACTGCCCGAGGTGCTCGACGTCGCCGAGCTGCCCGGCGCGTCCGAGGAGCCGCTGCGTCTGCCGTTCGGGCTGCGACAGGACACCATGGACGTCTGCGCGCTCGACCTCGAGAACTCGGCGGGGCAGGATCAGCACCTGCTCGTGCTCGGAGACAGCGGCAGCGGCAAGACGAACCTGCTGTCGGTGCTGCTCGACGGTCTGGTGACTCGGCGCACGCCGGAGGAGGCCGTCGTCGCGCTCATGAGCCCGCGCGGTACGCTCGCGGACCAGGTGCCGGAGGACTACCTCGGCGGCAGCGCGACCGATGGGCGGCGCGCGAGGGAGCTCTCGGCCGCGCTCGCCCTGGAGCTGGAGAAGCGTCGGTTGGGCGAGGCCTCGCCCGAGCTGCGGATCTACGCCGTGGTCGACGACTTCGACGTGCTCGCGGCTGGCAACACGGCTCCGCTCGAGCCGCTGCTGCCGTATCTGCCGCAGGCGCGCGATCTCGGGCTCACGGTGTGGGTCACGCGCCCGGTCGCGGGGGCCGCGAGGGCGCTGTACGAGCCGGCGCTGCAGATGCTGCGGGATCTGGGCGCCACGGGTGTGCTCCTGTCGGGCGAGCGAGGCGAGGGTCAGCTGTGGCCGGGCGTCGTGGCGCACCAGGCGATCCCGGGGCGCGCCCGCATCCTGCGGCGAGGGGAGCCGCCGCGGCTCATCCAGATCGCGGTGCGCGGCGCGGATCTCGCCTGA